GCTCGAAGTTTCCGGTGTTGTCGATGATCCGGTCGGCGTATCTCTTCTTGACGTCCAGCGGCAGCTGGGCTCGGGTCCGGCTTTCCGCCTCCTGCTCGTTGAAATGGTCGCGGGCCATCAGCCGGTTGATCTGGGTCTGGTGGTCCACGCTGACCACCCAGACCTGGTCGACCATGGCGGCCATCCCGGACTCAATCAGCAGCGGGGCGTCGATGACGGTGATCTGGCCGGACTTCTCGCCCCGGTCCATCTCCTTCTTGATGGCGGCGACGATCCGGGGATGAGTGATGTCGTTGAGCTTCTTGAGGGCGGCCGGTTCGTTGAAGACCTTGCCGCCGAGTCTTCGGCGGTTGATCGTCCGGTCGGGGTTGAGGATGTCCTGGCCGAAGGCCTCGACCAGTTCGCGCCAGGCCGGCGCGCCGGGACGGGTGACCCGCTTGGAGATGTCGTCGGCGTCGATGACCTTGGCCCCGAGCCCGCGCAGGAGCCCCGAAACGGTGCTCTTTCCGCTGGCGATGCCGCCGGTCAAGCCGATCGTGGTCACGCCGGACACCCCCTTCCGCTTTTGGCCGGTTCGTCCCCGAGGGCTCCCTGGTATTCCCGATAATCTATTCTACCTTGGGCTTTTCCTCGAATGGCGGGCCTTTTTTCTATTGTACCGCCATCGCCCCGGACCGTCAATTTCGCCGGACAGGAAGTGGGGGGCCGAGCCCGAATAAATAAGGGCTGGAAAAGACGGATTCGGAGGGGGTGGATGGGTGGGCTCGACCGAACGATCGCGCCAAAGTCGCCGGCGTCCGGCCTTCCTCCGCTTCCTCGAGGGGTGGCGGGACGTGCCTCCGCACATCCGTCCCATCCTTTGGCCCGAGCTGATGTGGGCCATCCCCTACGCCCTCTTCATCCCCTACGCTTCTCTGTACCAGGAGCGCGTTGGACTGTCCCCGGCCCAGATCGGACTCCTCGGCTCGGTGACCTCGACCCTTGGCGTCATCTCCGCCTTTTTCGGGGCCCACCTGGTCGATCGGGTCGGGCGGAAGCGCTCCCTGCTGGTCGCGGACTTCCTCTCCTGGCCGGTAGCCTGCGCCGTCTGGGCTTTCGCCGGCGACTTCCGGTGGTTCCTGGTCGCCGCCGTCCTCAACGGCGTCGGCAGCATTGCCTTCATCGCCTGGAGTTGTCTTCTGGTCGAGGACACCGCCGAGGCCGAGCGTTTCCCCATCTTCTCCTGGCTTCAGGTGATCCAGCTCGGCGCCGGCCTGTTCGTACCCCTCGCCGCGCCGGTCATCGCCCATCTGGGCGTGGTCTCGGGGACCCGCCT
This DNA window, taken from Bacillota bacterium, encodes the following:
- the coaE gene encoding dephospho-CoA kinase (Dephospho-CoA kinase (CoaE) performs the final step in coenzyme A biosynthesis.) translates to MTTIGLTGGIASGKSTVSGLLRGLGAKVIDADDISKRVTRPGAPAWRELVEAFGQDILNPDRTINRRRLGGKVFNEPAALKKLNDITHPRIVAAIKKEMDRGEKSGQITVIDAPLLIESGMAAMVDQVWVVSVDHQTQINRLMARDHFNEQEAESRTRAQLPLDVKKRYADRIIDNTGNFEQTKATILDLWNEVVARSK